A section of the Microbulbifer pacificus genome encodes:
- a CDS encoding SPOR domain-containing protein, with protein MARRNTRRQQSSGKPAWVWFVLGNFVGGFAVFIFLLSDLKTEKAKVVASAKPAPQAQAPADAKPKFDFYKLLEESEVKVAPPKNQQVRVRDSNADSKPAEKEEAQPELVYILQAASFRDKDEAERLRAQLMLANLDVKVESASDSRGTWHRVLVGPYTNRSKVAKAQSILAEHRLMPLVLKRPAQG; from the coding sequence ATGGCCCGCCGCAACACCCGCCGCCAACAATCCTCCGGCAAACCCGCTTGGGTCTGGTTCGTGCTCGGCAACTTCGTCGGCGGCTTTGCGGTGTTCATCTTCCTGCTGAGTGACCTCAAGACCGAAAAGGCCAAAGTGGTCGCCAGTGCCAAACCCGCGCCCCAGGCGCAGGCACCGGCGGACGCCAAACCCAAATTCGATTTCTACAAATTGCTGGAAGAGAGTGAGGTGAAGGTTGCGCCGCCCAAAAACCAGCAGGTTCGTGTGCGCGACAGCAATGCAGACAGCAAACCGGCGGAAAAGGAAGAGGCACAGCCGGAACTGGTGTACATCCTCCAGGCCGCCAGCTTCCGCGACAAGGACGAGGCCGAGCGCCTGCGCGCGCAGCTGATGCTCGCAAACCTCGACGTCAAAGTGGAATCCGCCAGCGACAGCCGCGGCACCTGGCACCGGGTACTCGTCGGCCCCTACACCAACCGTTCAAAGGTCGCCAAAGCGCAGAGCATCCTTGCCGAACACCGCCTGATGCCGCTGGTGTTGAAGCGTCCCGCCCAGGGATAA
- the gshA gene encoding glutamate--cysteine ligase yields the protein MPTFNLAELAQPEALSLLKGIRRGIEKESLRVTAEGELAQTDHPRGLGSALTHDCITTDFAEALLEFITPPVATPEQALEKLDQIHRFTYSQMGDERLWVNSMPGRIGRDADIPVARYGSSHSGTMKTIYRLGLGLRYGRAMQTIAGIHYNFSLPDDFWQWLQDKEGSDESLQDFKTRRYFDLIRNFRRHYWLLIYLFGAAPAVCGTFVQNRQHNLQPFDGDGRSLFAPEATSLRMGDLGYTSDAQKSLVVCYNDLQSYLVTLCSAISLPYPPYHELGVKDADGEYQQLSTGLLQIENEFYSPIRPKNPAGMGETALSALDARGVEYIEVRCLDLNPFVPLGIEAPQMRFLDAFLLHCLLSDSPQTDEADYRAVQENQARIVYRGRDPELQLIHNGSERKLTDWATALLDEISPMADLLDQAWQSHDYQRAVTIQRDKIAGRIPTPAAQVLAEMHEHGLTFFQWAKAKAEQHRQYFLERPLDATEQVEFERLAQESLQKQRDVEAADKGSFEDFLGRYYAQYVFCQRAL from the coding sequence GTGCCCACATTCAATCTGGCCGAACTGGCCCAGCCGGAAGCCCTGTCCCTGTTAAAGGGCATCCGCCGCGGCATCGAAAAAGAGAGCCTGCGGGTGACTGCCGAGGGCGAACTGGCGCAGACCGACCACCCCCGTGGCCTCGGTTCCGCGCTCACCCACGACTGCATCACCACCGACTTCGCCGAAGCACTGCTGGAGTTCATCACCCCGCCGGTGGCGACACCGGAGCAGGCGCTGGAGAAGCTCGACCAGATCCACCGCTTTACCTACAGCCAGATGGGCGACGAGCGCCTGTGGGTCAACAGCATGCCCGGGCGCATCGGCCGCGATGCGGACATCCCTGTCGCCCGTTACGGCAGCTCCCACAGCGGCACCATGAAGACCATCTACCGGCTCGGTCTCGGCCTGCGCTACGGGCGCGCCATGCAGACCATTGCCGGCATCCACTACAACTTCTCGCTGCCGGACGATTTCTGGCAGTGGCTGCAGGACAAGGAGGGCAGCGACGAGTCCCTGCAGGATTTCAAGACCCGCCGCTACTTCGACCTGATCCGCAACTTCCGCCGCCACTACTGGCTGCTGATCTACCTGTTCGGCGCCGCGCCGGCGGTGTGCGGCACCTTTGTACAGAATCGCCAGCACAACCTGCAGCCCTTCGACGGCGACGGTCGCAGCCTGTTCGCGCCAGAGGCCACCTCCTTGCGCATGGGCGACCTCGGCTACACCAGCGACGCACAGAAGTCCCTGGTGGTCTGCTACAACGACCTGCAGAGCTACCTTGTTACCCTGTGCTCGGCCATCAGCCTGCCGTACCCGCCCTACCACGAACTGGGCGTGAAGGATGCCGACGGCGAATACCAGCAGCTGTCCACCGGCCTGCTGCAGATCGAAAACGAGTTTTACTCGCCGATCCGCCCGAAAAATCCCGCCGGCATGGGTGAAACCGCACTTTCCGCCCTCGACGCCCGCGGTGTCGAATACATCGAAGTGCGCTGCCTCGACCTTAACCCCTTCGTGCCACTCGGTATCGAAGCGCCGCAGATGCGCTTTCTCGACGCCTTCCTGCTGCACTGCCTGCTCAGCGACAGCCCGCAGACCGACGAGGCCGATTACCGCGCGGTGCAGGAAAACCAGGCGCGTATTGTCTACCGTGGCCGCGACCCGGAACTTCAGCTGATTCACAACGGCAGCGAGCGCAAACTCACCGACTGGGCGACGGCGCTGCTGGACGAAATTTCCCCCATGGCCGACCTGCTGGATCAGGCCTGGCAGAGCCACGACTACCAGCGCGCCGTCACTATCCAGCGCGACAAGATCGCCGGCAGGATCCCGACGCCCGCCGCACAGGTGCTGGCGGAAATGCACGAGCACGGACTGACCTTCTTCCAGTGGGCCAAGGCCAAGGCCGAACAACACCGCCAGTATTTCCTCGAGCGCCCGCTGGACGCGACGGAACAGGTGGAGTTCGAGCGCCTCGCGCAAGAATCCCTGCAGAAGCAGCGAGATGTGGAAGCGGCAGACAAGGGCAGCTTCGAAGACTTTCTCGGCCGCTACTACGCGCAGTACGTGTTCTGCCAGCGCGCCCTCTGA
- a CDS encoding primosomal protein N' has translation MTAAGAQQDMQHEVRDFAPEGAQPHALGARAILRLAVPVPLRRLFDYLPPQGLGADDLCPGQRFLVPFGNRDLVAVLVDVVSESPLAELKPATECIDRQPIFDARSRQFLQWAADYYQAPVGELYAAALPVALRKGKPSDHWAEQWLELTTEGKGLPETALARAKKQQELLQLLLKTGRQSRTALNARGLNSTVCKALIERNLAHWVSGPTAPPPLEEVEPQAAPELNDEQREVIDAVPASGFSASLLEGTTGSGKTEVYLRLMARALARGEQALLLVPEIGLTPQTLRRIAARFPDFRIAALHSGLADGERARAWLSAASGVADIVIGTRSAIFTPLPRLGVILIDEEHDGSFKQQDGVRYSARDLSVVLAKSADVPVLLGSATPSLESLHNALSGRYQHLRLRHRAGNARPPQISVVPTLHQQLQEGFAPQVLRHIGDTLNRGEQALVFINRRGYAPALTCDDCGWLADCPHCSAKLTLHRRSRHLRCHHCDYRMREVHSCPQCHSRNLNALGAGTERSEDFLTHSFRNFPVIRVDRDTTATKQALDKLLEPARNGEPCLLLGTQMLAKGHHLPKVTLVVIQDADGGLFSADFRAPERMGQLLEQVAGRAGRGDLPGHVLVQSRYPEHPLLQLLLNRGYGAFARQLLEERKIAQLPPVRAMALVRAECEEPRWAEEFLANARNYLEALAPSSPELQYLGPVPALLERKSGRFRFYIQITADKRGLLQQLLARFCQWAEGNRNRRLRWAVDMDAQELS, from the coding sequence TTGACCGCAGCGGGGGCGCAACAAGACATGCAGCATGAAGTGCGCGATTTCGCACCAGAGGGCGCACAGCCACACGCACTTGGTGCGCGCGCCATCCTGCGCCTCGCGGTGCCGGTACCCCTGCGCCGCCTGTTCGACTACCTGCCGCCACAGGGGCTGGGTGCGGACGACCTGTGCCCGGGCCAGCGCTTCCTGGTGCCCTTCGGCAATCGCGACCTGGTGGCGGTGCTGGTGGACGTCGTATCGGAGTCGCCGCTTGCCGAGCTGAAACCGGCCACCGAGTGCATCGACCGCCAGCCGATCTTTGATGCGCGCAGCCGCCAGTTCCTGCAGTGGGCGGCGGATTACTACCAGGCGCCCGTGGGCGAACTCTACGCCGCGGCCCTCCCCGTCGCCCTGCGCAAGGGCAAGCCCTCGGATCACTGGGCGGAGCAGTGGCTGGAGCTCACCACCGAAGGCAAAGGCCTGCCCGAGACCGCATTGGCGCGGGCCAAGAAGCAACAGGAGTTGTTGCAGCTGCTGTTGAAGACCGGCCGTCAGAGCCGTACCGCACTGAATGCCCGCGGCCTTAACAGTACCGTGTGCAAGGCGCTGATTGAGCGCAATCTGGCGCACTGGGTCAGTGGCCCTACCGCGCCGCCGCCGCTGGAAGAGGTGGAACCGCAAGCCGCACCCGAGCTCAACGACGAGCAACGCGAGGTGATCGACGCGGTACCCGCCAGCGGCTTTAGCGCTTCATTATTGGAAGGCACTACCGGCAGCGGCAAGACCGAGGTCTACCTGCGCCTGATGGCGCGGGCCCTGGCCCGGGGTGAGCAGGCGCTGTTGCTGGTGCCGGAAATCGGTCTCACCCCGCAGACATTGCGCCGCATCGCCGCGCGCTTCCCGGATTTCCGCATCGCCGCGCTGCACTCGGGACTCGCCGACGGTGAGCGCGCCCGCGCCTGGCTGTCCGCCGCCAGCGGTGTGGCGGATATCGTCATCGGCACCCGCTCGGCGATCTTCACGCCGCTGCCGCGTCTCGGCGTGATCCTGATCGACGAGGAACACGACGGCTCCTTCAAACAGCAGGACGGGGTGCGCTACTCCGCCCGCGATCTGTCCGTGGTGCTGGCGAAGAGTGCCGATGTGCCGGTGCTGCTGGGCTCGGCAACGCCATCGCTGGAGAGCCTGCACAACGCCCTGTCCGGCCGCTATCAGCACCTGCGCCTGCGCCACCGCGCCGGCAATGCGCGTCCGCCGCAGATCAGCGTGGTACCCACCCTGCACCAGCAACTGCAGGAGGGCTTTGCCCCCCAGGTGTTGCGGCACATCGGCGACACCCTGAACCGCGGGGAGCAGGCGCTGGTGTTTATCAACCGCCGCGGCTATGCGCCGGCGCTTACCTGCGATGACTGCGGCTGGCTTGCCGACTGCCCGCACTGCTCCGCCAAGCTCACCCTGCACCGCCGGAGCCGCCATCTGCGCTGCCATCATTGCGACTACCGCATGCGTGAGGTGCACAGTTGCCCTCAATGTCATAGCCGCAATCTCAACGCCCTGGGCGCGGGCACCGAGCGCAGTGAGGACTTCCTCACCCACAGCTTCCGCAATTTCCCGGTGATCCGCGTCGACCGCGACACCACCGCCACCAAACAGGCGCTGGACAAACTGCTGGAGCCTGCGCGCAATGGCGAACCCTGCCTGTTGCTCGGCACCCAGATGCTGGCCAAGGGCCACCATTTGCCCAAGGTCACGCTGGTGGTCATCCAGGACGCCGACGGCGGCCTGTTCAGTGCCGATTTCCGCGCCCCCGAGCGCATGGGCCAGTTGCTGGAACAGGTGGCCGGCCGCGCCGGTCGCGGCGACCTGCCCGGACACGTGCTGGTGCAGAGCCGCTACCCCGAACACCCGCTGCTGCAATTGCTGCTGAACCGGGGCTACGGCGCCTTTGCCCGCCAGTTGCTGGAAGAGCGCAAGATCGCCCAGCTGCCGCCGGTGCGCGCAATGGCGCTGGTGCGCGCCGAGTGCGAGGAGCCGCGCTGGGCGGAGGAGTTTCTCGCCAACGCCCGTAACTATTTAGAGGCGCTGGCGCCGAGCTCGCCGGAATTGCAGTATCTGGGGCCGGTGCCGGCACTGCTGGAGCGCAAATCCGGCCGCTTCCGCTTCTATATCCAGATCACCGCCGACAAGCGCGGCCTGCTGCAACAGTTGCTTGCGCGCTTCTGCCAGTGGGCCGAGGGCAACAGAAACCGGCGCCTGCGCTGGGCGGTGGATATGGACGCACAGGAATTGTCCTAA
- a CDS encoding malic enzyme-like NAD(P)-binding protein, whose amino-acid sequence MTYSLRQAALDYHALPTPGKLSVELTTPAHTQEDLSLAYSPGVAEPVREIAKDPEAAYLYTGKGNLVAVISNGTAILGLGNLGPLASKPVMEGKSLLFKRFADINSVDIEVDTTSPERFIETVAAIANTFGGINLEDIKAPECFHIEEALIQRCSVPVFHDDQHGTAIVTVAGMLNALEIQGKNISDVRIVCLGAGAAATACCKLLLAAGAKKHHITMLDSRGVIHSGRTDINAYKGEWARDTEMRTLDDAIEGADVFLGVSGPDLLTAEQLAHMAEKPVVFACSNPNPEISPELAHATRSDLIMATGRSDYPNQVNNVLCFPFIFRGALDVRATRINEDMKLAAVEALRKLAHEPVPDEVCAGYGGVELSFGPDYILPKPIDPRLLPEVAAAVAKAAVESGAARLPYPAHYPLKAL is encoded by the coding sequence ATGACCTACTCCCTGCGCCAGGCAGCGCTGGATTACCACGCCCTGCCAACACCGGGCAAACTCTCGGTGGAGCTGACAACCCCCGCCCACACCCAGGAAGACCTGTCCCTCGCTTACAGCCCTGGCGTCGCCGAACCGGTGCGCGAGATCGCCAAAGACCCGGAGGCCGCGTACCTCTATACCGGCAAGGGCAACCTGGTGGCGGTCATTTCCAACGGAACCGCCATCCTCGGTCTCGGCAACCTGGGCCCACTGGCGTCCAAGCCGGTGATGGAAGGCAAATCGCTGCTCTTCAAGCGCTTTGCCGACATCAATTCGGTGGATATCGAGGTCGACACCACCAGCCCCGAGCGCTTTATCGAGACGGTGGCCGCGATCGCCAACACTTTTGGCGGTATCAATCTCGAGGACATCAAGGCGCCGGAGTGCTTCCATATTGAGGAGGCGCTGATCCAGCGCTGCTCGGTGCCGGTGTTCCACGACGACCAGCACGGCACCGCCATCGTCACCGTGGCGGGCATGCTGAATGCGCTGGAGATCCAGGGTAAGAACATCAGTGACGTGCGCATCGTCTGCCTGGGCGCCGGCGCCGCTGCCACCGCCTGCTGCAAACTGTTGCTGGCGGCGGGAGCGAAGAAACACCACATCACCATGCTCGACAGCCGCGGCGTGATCCACTCCGGACGCACCGACATCAACGCCTACAAAGGCGAGTGGGCGCGGGATACCGAGATGCGCACCCTGGACGATGCCATCGAGGGCGCCGACGTGTTCCTCGGTGTATCCGGCCCGGACCTGCTCACTGCCGAGCAGCTGGCGCATATGGCGGAGAAACCCGTGGTGTTCGCCTGCTCGAACCCCAACCCGGAGATCTCCCCGGAACTGGCCCACGCCACCCGCAGCGACCTGATCATGGCCACCGGCCGTTCGGATTACCCGAACCAGGTAAACAACGTGTTGTGCTTCCCGTTCATTTTCCGCGGGGCACTGGATGTGCGCGCGACGCGTATCAATGAAGACATGAAGCTCGCGGCCGTTGAGGCGCTGCGCAAACTGGCGCACGAGCCGGTGCCGGATGAAGTGTGCGCTGGCTATGGTGGTGTGGAGCTGAGCTTCGGCCCAGACTACATCCTGCCAAAACCGATCGACCCGCGCCTGCTGCCGGAAGTGGCGGCGGCGGTGGCGAAGGCGGCGGTGGAAAGCGGTGCGGCCAGGTTGCCGTATCCGGCGCACTATCCGTTAAAAGCACTCTGA
- a CDS encoding winged helix-turn-helix domain-containing protein, whose translation MKALAALDALFEHRIRLGACVLLAKHGELTFARLKAQLQATDGNLGAQLRKLEEQGYLSSRKDFVERKPTTWYQLSDAGRAALEAHMAALRALIDASGTGV comes from the coding sequence ATGAAGGCGCTAGCCGCTCTCGACGCTCTGTTCGAGCACCGCATCCGCCTCGGCGCCTGTGTGCTGCTGGCAAAACACGGCGAGCTGACCTTCGCGCGCCTCAAGGCACAGCTGCAGGCCACCGATGGCAATCTCGGCGCCCAGTTGCGCAAGCTGGAGGAGCAGGGCTACCTCAGTAGCCGCAAGGATTTCGTGGAGCGCAAACCGACTACCTGGTACCAGCTGAGCGACGCGGGCCGGGCCGCGCTGGAGGCGCATATGGCGGCGCTGCGAGCGCTGATTGACGCCAGTGGCACGGGCGTCTGA
- a CDS encoding DUF2798 domain-containing protein, which translates to MARIKRRYYTLVFALFMSLFMSTMMSGVITIINTGVTEGFFSRWLHAGLVAWVVAFPLISIIAPVAHWIARKLVETE; encoded by the coding sequence GTGGCCCGCATAAAGCGCCGTTATTACACCTTGGTTTTTGCGCTGTTCATGTCGCTGTTTATGTCGACCATGATGTCCGGGGTGATCACCATCATCAATACCGGCGTGACCGAGGGGTTCTTTTCCCGCTGGCTGCACGCGGGGTTGGTGGCCTGGGTGGTGGCGTTTCCGCTGATTTCGATCATTGCGCCGGTGGCGCACTGGATTGCGCGCAAACTGGTGGAGACGGAATAG
- a CDS encoding thermonuclease family protein — protein MTRLFPVTEKAFRASLSAFFYACFLLLATLAPVHADCVLGEPDEVVALKKVVDGDTLRLKDGRRVRLIGVNAPELSHGERKAQPLAREAKEFTERFLEGGDVELVYDRGRYDNHGRVLAHVYNHRGDSLESALLAAGLAFHVAIYPNLALAECLAIREQDARTHSRGVWAPGVWPVLKAADIKPGDGGFVLLAGTVKKVERNQFVWLELDGPVAVRLRSGRDYGHPNGDNWQGRKIEVKGWLIDRGSKYSSHNKKNKRWFISSDSEFTIEISRK, from the coding sequence ATGACCCGTTTGTTCCCGGTGACAGAAAAGGCATTCAGGGCTTCCCTGAGTGCCTTTTTTTATGCCTGTTTTTTGCTGCTGGCGACACTGGCCCCCGTCCACGCCGACTGCGTATTGGGCGAGCCGGACGAGGTGGTGGCACTGAAAAAGGTCGTGGACGGCGACACCCTGCGCCTGAAAGACGGCCGCCGGGTACGCCTTATCGGCGTCAACGCCCCGGAGCTCTCCCACGGTGAGCGCAAGGCCCAACCGCTGGCGCGTGAGGCCAAGGAGTTTACCGAGCGCTTTCTCGAGGGCGGCGACGTGGAACTGGTGTACGACCGCGGCCGCTACGACAACCACGGTCGTGTGCTGGCCCATGTCTACAATCACCGCGGCGACAGCCTGGAATCGGCATTACTGGCCGCCGGGCTCGCCTTTCACGTCGCCATATACCCGAACCTGGCGCTCGCCGAGTGCCTCGCCATCCGCGAGCAGGATGCGCGCACCCACAGCCGTGGCGTGTGGGCCCCCGGGGTATGGCCGGTGCTCAAGGCCGCGGACATCAAGCCCGGCGACGGCGGCTTTGTACTGCTCGCCGGCACCGTGAAAAAAGTGGAGCGCAACCAGTTTGTCTGGCTGGAGCTGGACGGCCCGGTGGCGGTCCGCCTCAGGAGCGGACGGGATTATGGCCACCCTAATGGGGACAATTGGCAAGGGCGCAAAATAGAAGTGAAAGGCTGGCTGATCGATCGCGGGTCGAAATATTCATCCCATAATAAGAAAAATAAACGCTGGTTTATTTCTTCAGACTCAGAATTCACTATCGAAATTAGTAGAAAATAA
- the hslV gene encoding ATP-dependent protease subunit HslV encodes MEQYRGTTILSVRRNGKVVIGGDGQVSMGNTIMKGNARKVRRLYNDKVIAGFAGGTADAFTLFERFEAKLQAHNGQLTRAAVELAKDWRTDRALRRLEALLAVADETASLIVTGNGDVIQPEDDLIAIGSGGPFAQSAARALLDNTDMDARSIVEQGLKIAGDICVYTNQNHTIEELNY; translated from the coding sequence GTGGAACAATATCGCGGCACAACCATTCTCTCCGTACGCCGGAACGGCAAAGTCGTCATCGGTGGTGACGGTCAGGTCTCCATGGGCAACACCATCATGAAAGGCAACGCCCGCAAGGTGCGCCGCCTCTACAACGACAAGGTCATCGCCGGATTCGCCGGCGGCACCGCCGACGCCTTCACCCTGTTCGAACGCTTCGAAGCCAAACTGCAGGCCCACAACGGCCAGCTCACCCGCGCTGCCGTCGAACTCGCCAAAGACTGGCGCACCGACCGCGCCCTGCGCCGCCTCGAGGCCCTGCTTGCCGTCGCCGACGAAACCGCCAGCCTGATCGTCACCGGCAACGGCGACGTCATCCAGCCGGAAGACGACCTGATCGCCATCGGCTCCGGCGGCCCCTTCGCCCAGTCCGCCGCGCGCGCACTGCTGGACAACACCGATATGGATGCGAGAAGCATTGTCGAGCAGGGTTTGAAAATCGCCGGCGATATCTGCGTGTACACCAACCAGAATCACACGATTGAAGAATTGAATTACTGA
- the hslU gene encoding ATP-dependent protease ATPase subunit HslU, with translation MSMTPREIVHELDRHIVGQHDAKRAVAIALRNRWRRMQVNEELRAEITPKNILMIGPTGVGKTEIARRLAKLAGAPFIKVEATKFTEVGYVGRDVESIVRDLVEMAVKLERERAMESVKQRAMDAAEERVLDALLPPARSTEPGDKDSSTRQVFRKKLREGELNDKEIEIDVSASPMGVEIMAPPGMEEMTNQLQGMFSNMSKGKTQKRKLTVKKALKQLTDDEAAKMINDEEIKTRAIQSAEQNGIVFIDEIDKVAKRQGNSGADVSREGVQRDLLPLIEGCTVTTKYGMLKTDHILFIASGAFHLAKPSDLIPELQGRLPIRVELSSLTSNDFQRILTEPSASLTEQQKALLATEGVDLSFTEDGIRRIAEVAYDVNESTENIGARRLHTVLERLLEEISFAGGDGDTSVTVDAEYVDKYLGELSKDEDLSRFIL, from the coding sequence ATGTCCATGACCCCCAGAGAAATCGTCCACGAACTCGACCGCCATATCGTCGGCCAGCACGACGCCAAGCGCGCCGTCGCCATCGCGCTGCGAAACCGCTGGCGCCGCATGCAGGTCAACGAAGAACTGCGTGCTGAAATCACCCCGAAAAACATCCTCATGATCGGCCCCACCGGCGTCGGCAAAACCGAAATCGCCCGTCGCCTCGCCAAACTCGCCGGCGCGCCGTTTATCAAAGTCGAAGCCACCAAATTCACCGAAGTCGGCTACGTCGGCCGCGACGTCGAATCCATCGTGCGCGACCTGGTCGAAATGGCCGTGAAGCTCGAGCGCGAGCGCGCCATGGAATCCGTCAAACAGCGCGCCATGGATGCCGCCGAAGAGCGCGTGCTCGACGCCCTGCTGCCCCCCGCGCGCAGCACCGAACCCGGTGACAAGGATTCCAGCACGCGTCAGGTCTTCCGCAAAAAACTGCGCGAGGGCGAGCTCAACGACAAGGAAATCGAAATCGACGTTTCCGCCTCCCCCATGGGCGTCGAAATCATGGCGCCTCCCGGTATGGAGGAAATGACCAACCAGCTGCAGGGCATGTTCTCCAACATGTCCAAGGGCAAAACCCAGAAGCGCAAGCTCACCGTCAAGAAAGCCCTCAAGCAACTCACTGACGACGAAGCCGCGAAAATGATCAACGACGAGGAGATCAAAACCCGCGCCATCCAGTCCGCCGAGCAGAACGGCATCGTGTTTATCGATGAGATTGACAAAGTCGCCAAGCGCCAGGGCAACAGCGGTGCCGATGTCTCCCGTGAGGGTGTGCAGCGCGACCTGCTGCCGCTGATCGAAGGCTGCACCGTCACCACCAAGTACGGCATGCTCAAAACCGACCACATCCTGTTCATCGCGTCCGGTGCCTTCCACCTGGCCAAACCGTCCGACCTGATTCCGGAACTGCAGGGCCGTCTGCCGATTCGGGTGGAACTGAGCTCGCTCACCTCCAACGACTTCCAGCGGATCCTCACCGAACCCAGCGCCTCGCTCACCGAGCAACAGAAAGCGCTGCTGGCCACCGAGGGGGTTGATTTGAGTTTCACCGAAGACGGTATCCGCCGCATTGCGGAGGTGGCCTACGATGTGAATGAATCCACGGAAAATATCGGTGCGCGCCGCCTGCACACCGTGCTGGAAAGGCTGCTGGAGGAAATTTCCTTCGCCGGTGGCGATGGTGACACCAGTGTGACCGTCGACGCGGAATATGTGGACAAATATCTGGGCGAGCTGAGTAAAGACGAAGATCTTTCGCGCTTTATTCTCTGA
- a CDS encoding disulfide bond formation protein B, producing MTMTLPTPRTTFLLMFLAVAFVLGTAFYLEYAKGLEPCPLCITQRVMFLGVGLVSLIAFLHNPKTIGRRIYGLLVSLWGLGGLYFAGRQLWLQSLPADQVPACGPGITYMVEMFPMSEVIKTLLSGDGNCAEVKWTLLGLSIPGWAAVGFIGLILFGLWQAFRKR from the coding sequence ATGACCATGACCCTGCCTACTCCCCGCACGACTTTTCTGCTGATGTTCCTCGCTGTGGCGTTCGTACTCGGCACCGCTTTCTATCTGGAATACGCAAAAGGGCTGGAACCCTGTCCGCTGTGTATCACCCAGCGGGTAATGTTTCTCGGGGTGGGGCTGGTGTCCCTGATCGCGTTCCTGCACAACCCCAAAACCATCGGTCGCCGCATCTATGGGCTGCTGGTTTCCCTGTGGGGCCTGGGCGGCCTGTACTTCGCCGGCCGCCAGTTGTGGCTGCAGAGTCTGCCGGCAGACCAGGTTCCCGCCTGCGGCCCCGGCATTACCTACATGGTGGAAATGTTCCCCATGTCCGAAGTCATCAAGACTCTGCTCAGCGGCGACGGCAACTGTGCGGAAGTGAAATGGACCCTGCTCGGCCTGTCCATTCCCGGCTGGGCTGCGGTGGGCTTTATCGGGCTGATCCTGTTCGGCCTGTGGCAGGCGTTCCGCAAGCGCTGA
- the rpmE gene encoding 50S ribosomal protein L31 — protein MKTDIHPNYVQITATCSCGNEFKMGSTLGKDLQLDVCSNCHPFYTGKQKQASTGGRVDRFKKRFGSRISK, from the coding sequence ATGAAGACCGATATCCACCCGAATTACGTTCAGATCACTGCCACCTGCTCCTGCGGCAACGAGTTCAAAATGGGCTCCACTCTGGGCAAGGATCTGCAGCTGGACGTGTGCTCCAACTGCCACCCGTTCTACACCGGCAAGCAGAAGCAAGCGAGCACCGGCGGCCGCGTAGACCGCTTCAAGAAGCGTTTCGGCAGCCGCATCTCCAAGTAA
- a CDS encoding acyl carrier protein phosphodiesterase, translating to MNYLAHLLLSGPDPDWQLGGLLGDFVKGPLKGERPQPIEDGIRLHRRIDLLSDQHPAYRSALARLGPQWRRLGGITLDIWFDHLLASHWHQWSAEPLETFVDNCWSNFRERRQWIPENARAFIQRAEQFKLLPGYREVEVIQRTLERVGQRLRRPQPLAEMLPLLLADRAALEQDFHSLFTDLSQQAALFRQHSI from the coding sequence ATGAACTACCTCGCCCATCTTTTGCTGTCCGGTCCCGACCCGGACTGGCAGCTGGGCGGGCTGCTGGGGGACTTTGTCAAAGGTCCCCTGAAGGGCGAGCGCCCGCAGCCCATCGAAGATGGCATCCGCCTGCACCGGCGCATCGACCTGCTGAGTGATCAGCACCCCGCCTACCGCTCCGCACTGGCCCGCCTCGGCCCCCAGTGGCGTCGTCTCGGCGGTATCACCCTGGATATCTGGTTCGACCACCTGCTCGCCAGTCACTGGCACCAGTGGTCCGCGGAGCCCCTGGAAACCTTCGTCGACAACTGCTGGTCCAACTTCCGCGAGCGCCGCCAGTGGATACCGGAAAACGCGCGGGCATTTATTCAGCGCGCCGAGCAATTTAAACTGCTGCCCGGCTACCGCGAGGTAGAAGTTATCCAGCGTACCCTCGAGCGCGTCGGCCAGCGCCTGCGCCGCCCGCAGCCACTGGCGGAAATGCTGCCGCTGCTGCTGGCAGACCGCGCTGCGCTGGAGCAAGATTTTCATTCACTGTTTACCGACTTGTCGCAACAGGCTGCACTGTTCCGGCAGCACTCAATCTGA